Proteins encoded by one window of bacterium:
- a CDS encoding NADH-quinone oxidoreductase subunit B family protein translates to MDVLDRLPGGSVVLTKVETLLNWSRACSLWPLGFGLACCAIEMMAAFAGRFDLDRMGVIPRATPRQADLMIVAGRCTLKMAPITRRLWEQMPEPKYVISMGSCANCGGPFYYDNYSILKGIDQIIPVDVYIPGCPPRPEALIEGILKLQEKIKAGPFLRRSTAETA, encoded by the coding sequence ATTGACGTTCTGGACCGACTGCCCGGCGGCAGCGTCGTTCTCACCAAGGTCGAGACGCTGCTCAACTGGAGCCGTGCCTGTAGCCTGTGGCCGCTGGGCTTTGGGCTGGCGTGCTGCGCGATCGAGATGATGGCCGCCTTTGCAGGCCGGTTCGATCTCGACCGCATGGGCGTGATACCCCGGGCGACGCCTCGCCAGGCCGACCTGATGATCGTGGCGGGGCGCTGCACGCTCAAGATGGCGCCGATCACGCGCCGGCTGTGGGAGCAGATGCCCGAGCCCAAGTACGTGATCTCGATGGGGTCGTGCGCGAACTGCGGCGGTCCGTTCTACTACGACAACTACTCGATCCTCAAAGGCATTGACCAGATCATTCCCGTGGACGTCTACATTCCGGGCTGCCCGCCGCGGCCGGAGGCTCTAATCGAGGGGATCCTCAAGCTTCAGGAGAAGATAAAGGCCGGGCCGTTTCTCCGCCGCTCCACGGCGGAGACGGCCTGA